From Apium graveolens cultivar Ventura chromosome 9, ASM990537v1, whole genome shotgun sequence, the proteins below share one genomic window:
- the LOC141687040 gene encoding LOW QUALITY PROTEIN: putative cysteine protease RD19B (The sequence of the model RefSeq protein was modified relative to this genomic sequence to represent the inferred CDS: deleted 2 bases in 2 codons), translating to MSNKLSLFSLISLLIATSLSLAAFASLQASDREDEDMLIRQVVGDDHVAEHHFSIFKNKFGKSYESKEEHEYRFSVFKANLLRAERNQEFDANAVHGVTQFSDMSPEEFAEKHLGLRALKFPKDATKAPILPTQDLPASFDWREHGAVTAVKNQGSCGSCWSFSTTGALEGANYLATGKLQTLSEQQLIDCDHECDPEDPSSCDAGCNGGLMNTAFEYTLKTGGLMREKDYPYTGTDKGACKLDKSKIVASVHNFSVVSLDEDQIAANLVKHGPLAVAINAVYMQTYIGGVSCPFVCSKKLDHGVLLVGYGESGFSPIRMKEKPYWIIKNSWGESWGEQGYYKICKGPNVCGVDSMVSTCCCSSYCFALKDRINRLHSHDPCCLLLVSFIVH from the exons ATGTCTAACAaactctctctcttctctctcatctctctcctcATTGCAACATCTCTCTCTCTGGCTGCATTTGCATCTCTCCAGGCCTCAGAC AGGGAAGATGAAGACATGTTGATACGTCAAGTTGTCGGAGATGATCACGTAGCGGAGCATCACTTTTCGATATTCAAGAACAAGTTTGGCAAGTCATATGAGTCAAAGGAGGAGCATGAGTATAGATTTTCGGTGTTTAAGGCTAATTTGTTACGTGCGGAACGTAACCAGGAG TTCGATGCTAATGCTGTGCATGGCGTTACGCAGTTTTCGGATATGAGTCCTGAGGAGTTTGCAGAGAAGCATCTAGGGTTGAGGGCTCTTAAGTTTCCTAAAGATGCTACTAAGGCTCCTATTCTTCCTACTCAGGATCTTCCTGCTAGTTTTGATTGGAGAGAACATGGTGCTGTTACTGCTGTCAAAAATCAG GGTTCGTGTGGATCCTGCTGGTCATTCAGTACGACAGGAGCGTTAGAAGGTGCAAATTACCTTGCAACAGGGAAACTGCAGACCTTAAGTGAGCAGCAGCTTATTGATTGTGATCATGAG TGTGATCCAGAAGACCCCTCATCATGTGATGCTGGCTGCAATGGAGGCCTGATGAATACTGCCTTTGAGTACACGCTGAAAACAGGTGGACTTATGCGAGAAAAGGACTATCCTTACACTGGCACCGATAAGGGAGCCTGCAAACTTGACAAAAGCAAGATTGTGGCATCTGTTCACAACTTCAGTGTTGTCTCACTTGATGAGGACCAGATTGCTGCAAATCTTGTCAAACATGGACCTCTTGCTG TGGCTATAAATGCTGTGTACATGCAGACATACATTGGTGGAGTTTCATGCCCATTTGTATGCTCAAAGAAGTTAGACCATGGTGTACTATTGGTTGGCTATGGTGAATCGGGATTTTCTCCCATCCGAATGAAGGAAAAGCCTTACTGGATCATCAAGAACTCCTGGGGTGAAAGCTGGGGAGAGCAAGGATACTACAAGATCTGCAAGGGTCCTAATGTCTGTGGAGTCGATTCCATGGTCTCAACCTGTTGTTGCAGCTCATACTGCTTCGCACTAAAGGATCGTATAAACAGGCTTCATAGCCATGATCCTTGCTGTTTGTTGCTGGTTTCATTCATTGTACATTAG